In a single window of the Streptacidiphilus sp. P02-A3a genome:
- a CDS encoding TauD/TfdA family dioxygenase, with translation MRRLVLEPNERRQIEWLVDEVLVEYGPWDPAQFVPHARTVAESLPIRVRQFFRKVQADETDLAVLSGLPLSRDLEPTPTGWDIAEKTGVGGREEVVLTLCSAVLGEPFAWGDQQNGRMVHDVCPAPGKELSETSGSSTAPLSLHTEDAFHQCRCDYVALSCLRNPDRIATTVVRADRIALPARLAAILSERRFHHRPDQSHIGPQGHASEAADRDAILFGPPESRYLRIDFDDTCAADPDDHVAQEAIKELYTYVCDAQEKVVLEPGDAIFLDNYRVVHGREPFQPRYDGTDRWLKRVNLIRDIRRVFLTTESRSRVIE, from the coding sequence ATGAGAAGGCTTGTCCTTGAACCCAACGAGCGCAGGCAGATCGAGTGGCTGGTCGACGAGGTGCTCGTCGAGTACGGCCCGTGGGACCCGGCGCAGTTCGTGCCGCACGCCAGGACGGTGGCGGAGTCGCTGCCGATCCGGGTCCGCCAGTTCTTCCGGAAGGTCCAGGCGGACGAGACCGACCTGGCGGTGCTGTCGGGGCTGCCGCTGAGCCGGGACCTCGAACCGACCCCGACCGGCTGGGACATAGCCGAGAAGACCGGCGTCGGCGGCCGCGAGGAGGTCGTGCTCACGCTGTGCAGCGCGGTCCTCGGCGAGCCGTTCGCCTGGGGCGACCAGCAGAACGGCCGCATGGTGCACGACGTGTGCCCGGCGCCCGGCAAGGAGCTCTCGGAGACCAGCGGCAGCAGCACGGCCCCGCTGTCCCTGCACACCGAGGACGCCTTCCACCAGTGCCGCTGCGACTACGTGGCGCTCTCCTGCCTGCGCAACCCGGACCGGATCGCCACCACGGTGGTGCGCGCGGACCGGATCGCCCTGCCCGCGCGGCTGGCCGCGATCCTGTCCGAGAGGCGGTTCCACCACCGCCCCGACCAGTCGCACATCGGGCCGCAGGGACACGCCAGTGAGGCGGCGGACAGGGACGCGATCCTGTTCGGCCCGCCCGAATCGCGCTACCTGCGGATCGACTTCGACGACACCTGCGCGGCGGACCCGGACGACCACGTCGCCCAGGAGGCCATCAAGGAGCTGTACACGTACGTGTGCGACGCCCAGGAGAAGGTGGTGCTGGAGCCCGGCGACGCGATATTCCTCGACAACTACCGCGTCGTGCACGGGCGGGAGCCGTTCCAGCCGAGGTACGACGGAACCGACCGGTGGCTGAAGCGGGTCAACCTGATCCGGGACATCCGCCGGGTGTTCCTGACGACCGAGTCCCGCTCGCGGGTCATCGAGTGA
- a CDS encoding MbtH family protein, protein MSTNPFEDPDSTYRVLVNDEGQHSLWPSFAETPAGWTTVLAETDRQSALDYVEAHWTDLRPRSLVAVMDQR, encoded by the coding sequence ATGAGCACCAATCCGTTCGAGGACCCGGACAGCACGTACCGTGTGCTGGTCAACGACGAGGGCCAGCACTCCCTTTGGCCCTCCTTCGCCGAGACGCCGGCGGGCTGGACGACGGTTCTGGCCGAGACCGACCGGCAGTCGGCGCTCGACTACGTCGAGGCGCACTGGACCGACCTTCGGCCCAGAAGCCTGGTGGCGGTGATGGACCAGCGCTAG
- a CDS encoding methyltransferase produces MYATTAIHLADKHGVFGFLATQEAPTSKIATELGLDEETLDRLLVLLDSFGVIEQNEHGAYRLPAQTAPFLDPRSARSVGGFLNHVMNSTLGRLPQLDSYLTDGKSAVDAALPAPFDVMYRTPKLTEEFLAAMWQLTYDVSRELVPMAGLERVRHLVDIGGASGPFCVAALEATPGLRATVYELPEVGPYVADTVEKYGLQGRLDFAAGDFHHDEFPPTECVAFGYILSGWTDETGLELLRKAHRACADGGRVLIMDRLFDDDRRGPLPTAVMNLSMHVEAKGRHRTAAEYIGLLESAGFTDCEVHRSTQDKQLVIGFKR; encoded by the coding sequence GTGTATGCCACCACTGCCATCCATTTGGCGGACAAACACGGCGTTTTCGGTTTTCTCGCCACCCAGGAAGCGCCCACCAGCAAGATCGCCACCGAGCTCGGGCTCGACGAGGAGACCCTGGACCGGCTGCTGGTCCTGCTCGACTCCTTCGGCGTCATCGAGCAGAACGAGCACGGCGCGTACCGCCTGCCCGCGCAGACGGCTCCCTTCCTCGACCCGCGCAGCGCGCGCTCCGTCGGCGGCTTCCTCAACCACGTGATGAACAGCACGCTCGGCCGACTGCCGCAACTGGACTCCTACCTGACGGACGGCAAGTCGGCGGTGGACGCCGCCCTGCCGGCCCCGTTCGACGTCATGTACCGGACTCCGAAGCTCACGGAGGAGTTCCTGGCGGCCATGTGGCAGCTCACCTACGACGTCTCCCGCGAACTGGTGCCCATGGCCGGGCTGGAGCGGGTCCGGCACCTGGTGGACATCGGCGGCGCCAGCGGCCCCTTCTGCGTGGCCGCGCTGGAGGCGACACCCGGCCTGCGCGCCACCGTGTACGAGCTGCCGGAGGTCGGCCCGTACGTGGCCGACACCGTCGAGAAGTACGGCCTGCAGGGCCGGTTGGACTTCGCCGCGGGCGACTTCCACCACGACGAGTTCCCGCCGACCGAGTGCGTCGCGTTCGGCTACATCCTCTCCGGCTGGACCGACGAGACCGGCCTGGAGCTGTTGCGCAAGGCGCACCGCGCGTGCGCCGACGGCGGCCGGGTCCTGATCATGGACCGCCTGTTCGACGACGACCGGCGCGGACCGCTGCCCACGGCGGTGATGAACCTGTCGATGCACGTCGAGGCGAAGGGCCGGCACCGCACCGCCGCGGAGTACATCGGCCTGCTGGAGAGCGCGGGCTTCACCGACTGCGAAGTGCACCGGTCCACTCAGGACAAGCAACTGGTCATCGGGTTCAAGAGGTGA
- a CDS encoding response regulator transcription factor, producing MANTRLRIVLAEDAVLLREGLVELLERFGHRAVAAVGDSRDLIKAVEEHRPDIVVTDVRMPPDFNDDGLRSAMELRGRYPDLAVLVLTQYAATAYACELLESGEHSRGGLGYLLKDRIGGVAEFLEVVESVAAGGTVIDPEVVRLMLRRRQMNEPLGRLTSRERAVLGLMAEGRMNADIAAALHVSQPTVAKSIGSIFLKLGLSEGDGHRRVLAVLTFLRS from the coding sequence ATGGCGAACACCCGATTGCGGATAGTGCTCGCCGAGGACGCCGTCCTGCTGCGCGAGGGACTGGTCGAACTGCTGGAGCGGTTCGGGCACCGGGCGGTGGCCGCGGTCGGCGACAGCCGTGACCTGATCAAGGCGGTCGAGGAGCACCGGCCCGACATCGTGGTGACCGACGTGCGGATGCCGCCGGACTTCAACGACGACGGCCTGCGGTCGGCGATGGAACTGCGCGGCCGCTACCCGGACCTGGCGGTCCTGGTGCTCACGCAGTACGCCGCGACGGCCTACGCCTGCGAGCTGCTGGAGTCCGGCGAGCACTCCCGCGGCGGCCTCGGCTACCTGCTGAAGGACCGGATCGGCGGGGTGGCCGAGTTCCTGGAGGTGGTGGAGTCCGTCGCCGCGGGCGGCACCGTCATCGACCCGGAGGTGGTCCGGCTGATGCTGCGGCGCCGGCAGATGAACGAGCCGCTGGGCCGGCTCACCTCGCGGGAGCGGGCGGTGCTGGGGCTGATGGCCGAGGGCCGGATGAACGCCGACATCGCGGCGGCGCTGCACGTCAGCCAACCCACCGTCGCCAAGAGCATCGGCAGCATCTTCCTCAAGCTCGGCCTGTCCGAGGGCGACGGCCACCGCCGGGTGCTGGCCGTGCTGACGTTCCTGCGTTCCTGA
- a CDS encoding sensor histidine kinase, which produces MEVRPPDAAPHPAPLNCRQALLRGPGALLTSSWPWRSLGYLLCGALVVFVAIGAAMKGPLHIDRMPAYAQLLVMLLLPAVVGMPVAATERLRLRLVDAEPVGNPHVTPDQPGLRAWLRLRVGEAATWREFGYTIALTVVLPLIDLGGVLLVGCVVLLIAAPFVAPFAGLGPLVVFGCWHIRSLPDRALVVLLGVALLPAAAYTVTALAAGRAEFVRLLLAPRESEVLARVQELTRSRIRLADAFEAERRRIERDLHDGAQQRLAGLIMTLGIAEHGLQQERSDGARLVARARKEAEGVQADLRELIRGIYPRLLTDRGVPAAVAEVADRCPVPVRVDIAMAQRLVPAVEAVAYFALQEALTNVVKHSRARTAWVTGRQEGDSLVLRVGDDGVGGARSEDGRGLQGLADRVAVVGGRLKLSSPPGGPTELVVELPWRTPDCG; this is translated from the coding sequence GTGGAGGTGCGCCCGCCGGACGCGGCCCCGCACCCGGCCCCGCTGAACTGCCGCCAGGCACTGCTGCGCGGCCCGGGCGCGCTGCTGACGTCCAGTTGGCCGTGGCGGTCGCTCGGCTACCTGCTCTGCGGCGCGCTCGTGGTGTTCGTGGCCATCGGCGCGGCCATGAAGGGACCGCTGCACATCGACAGGATGCCTGCCTACGCCCAACTGCTGGTCATGCTGCTGCTGCCGGCGGTGGTCGGCATGCCGGTCGCCGCGACCGAGCGGCTGCGGCTGCGGCTGGTGGACGCCGAGCCCGTCGGCAACCCGCACGTGACCCCGGACCAGCCCGGCCTGCGGGCGTGGCTGCGGCTGCGCGTCGGTGAGGCGGCGACCTGGCGGGAGTTCGGCTACACGATCGCCCTGACGGTGGTGCTGCCGCTGATCGACCTCGGCGGCGTCCTGCTGGTGGGATGCGTGGTCCTGCTCATCGCCGCCCCGTTCGTGGCACCCTTCGCCGGCCTGGGCCCACTGGTCGTCTTCGGCTGCTGGCACATCCGCAGCCTGCCCGACCGGGCCCTGGTGGTGCTCCTGGGGGTGGCCCTGCTCCCGGCGGCGGCCTACACGGTGACCGCGCTGGCCGCGGGACGGGCGGAGTTCGTGCGCCTGCTGCTGGCCCCGCGCGAGTCCGAGGTCCTCGCCCGGGTCCAGGAGCTGACCCGCTCGCGGATCCGGCTGGCGGACGCCTTCGAGGCCGAACGCCGACGCATCGAACGCGACCTGCACGACGGCGCGCAGCAGCGGCTGGCCGGGCTGATCATGACGCTGGGCATCGCGGAGCACGGGCTCCAGCAGGAGCGCTCCGACGGCGCGCGCCTGGTGGCCAGGGCCCGCAAGGAGGCCGAGGGCGTCCAGGCCGACCTGCGGGAGCTGATCCGCGGCATCTACCCGCGACTGCTGACCGACCGCGGTGTCCCGGCCGCGGTGGCCGAGGTCGCCGACCGGTGCCCGGTACCGGTCCGCGTCGACATCGCCATGGCGCAGCGCCTGGTGCCCGCGGTGGAGGCGGTGGCGTACTTCGCGCTGCAGGAGGCGCTCACCAACGTGGTCAAGCACAGCCGCGCCCGCACGGCGTGGGTGACCGGCCGCCAGGAGGGGGACAGCCTGGTGCTGCGCGTCGGCGACGACGGCGTGGGCGGGGCCCGCTCCGAGGACGGCCGCGGGCTGCAGGGCCTGGCCGATCGCGTCGCCGTGGTGGGCGGCAGGCTCAAACTCTCCAGCCCGCCCGGCGGACCAACCGAACTAGTCGTGGAGCTGCCATGGCGAACACCCGATTGCGGATAG
- a CDS encoding CGNR zinc finger domain-containing protein: MARIEGVPAGRHSPSVNARRTAALVNALSAEDPTVEQVAGVLRAHGEGEPLTLRAADVAAMRDAAALLREVFAAEDAGRAASRLNDLLVRHTGPLRLTSHGGSAPFHPHLDRDDDGPWGEWFLASSCLALAVLLWGGQRAPGGLCASPSCRNVYVTVGSGLNQRFCSRRCATRERVAAHRRGNG; the protein is encoded by the coding sequence GTGGCGCGCATCGAGGGGGTCCCGGCCGGTCGGCACTCGCCGTCGGTCAACGCCCGCCGCACCGCCGCGCTGGTCAACGCCCTGTCGGCCGAGGACCCGACGGTCGAACAGGTCGCCGGGGTGCTGCGGGCGCACGGCGAGGGCGAGCCGCTGACGTTGCGCGCGGCCGATGTCGCCGCGATGCGCGACGCCGCCGCGCTGCTGCGCGAGGTCTTCGCCGCCGAGGACGCCGGCCGGGCCGCGTCCCGGTTGAACGACCTGCTGGTCCGGCACACCGGCCCGCTCCGGCTGACCTCGCACGGTGGCTCCGCGCCGTTCCACCCCCACCTGGACCGCGACGACGACGGGCCCTGGGGCGAGTGGTTCCTCGCCTCGTCCTGCCTGGCGTTGGCGGTGCTGCTGTGGGGCGGCCAGCGCGCGCCCGGGGGACTGTGCGCGTCGCCGAGCTGCCGGAACGTGTACGTCACCGTGGGCAGCGGCCTGAACCAGCGGTTCTGCTCGCGCCGCTGCGCGACCCGCGAGCGGGTGGCGGCGCACCGGCGCGGGAACGGCTGA
- a CDS encoding MFS transporter produces MRNHWAVGSYLAGATAARAGDEMAGPALALAALAATGSASRASALSGGLMVAAAVGGPVFGALLDRSAAPGRLLAAALAGYAAALALVLAALGRLPFAGTVSIAVGGGLLGPAMAGGWTSQLPRVVADAGPRGGLARANALDAMTFDGAALLGPALAGTVAALAGARAAVSLSLALICLAVPVAWALPGPPSSRGRPGARDLPRTALLADLGTGLRAIVRTGPLARATAVSVLSCVGEGMLTLCCPLLGRQVLGGTGRGTLLLSATAASGLAANALLSRRPRAAPGAPSRPDGIRPDTVLWCGTVVLAGAMALAATRGPLPVVVAALVAGLGGGPQLTALFAIRHREAPARVRGQVFTTGASLKTTGFAIGAGVAGPIATWSLSGALLVAAGVELLAALVYAALTRVAVGPAAPAPGRR; encoded by the coding sequence ATGCGGAACCACTGGGCCGTGGGGTCCTATCTGGCCGGGGCGACGGCGGCGCGCGCCGGGGACGAGATGGCCGGTCCGGCCCTGGCGTTGGCGGCGCTCGCGGCCACCGGCTCGGCGTCGCGCGCGTCGGCGCTGTCGGGGGGCCTGATGGTGGCCGCCGCGGTGGGAGGGCCGGTCTTCGGGGCGCTGCTGGACCGCTCGGCCGCCCCGGGACGCCTCCTGGCCGCGGCCCTGGCCGGCTACGCGGCGGCCCTGGCCCTGGTCCTGGCCGCGCTGGGACGGCTGCCGTTCGCGGGCACGGTCTCGATCGCGGTCGGCGGCGGGCTGCTGGGGCCCGCGATGGCGGGCGGGTGGACCTCGCAGCTGCCCCGGGTCGTGGCCGACGCCGGTCCTCGCGGCGGTCTCGCCCGCGCGAACGCGCTGGACGCGATGACCTTCGACGGCGCGGCGCTGCTGGGCCCCGCGCTGGCCGGGACGGTGGCGGCGCTGGCCGGGGCGAGGGCCGCCGTGTCGCTGTCCCTCGCGCTGATCTGCCTGGCGGTGCCCGTGGCCTGGGCACTGCCGGGGCCGCCCTCGTCCCGGGGCCGGCCCGGCGCCCGGGACCTCCCGCGCACCGCGCTGCTCGCCGATCTGGGCACCGGCCTGCGGGCCATCGTGCGCACCGGGCCGCTGGCGCGCGCCACCGCCGTCTCCGTGCTGTCCTGCGTCGGCGAGGGCATGCTGACGCTGTGCTGCCCGCTGCTGGGCAGGCAGGTCCTCGGCGGCACCGGGCGCGGCACGCTCCTGCTGTCGGCGACGGCCGCCTCCGGGCTCGCGGCCAACGCGCTGCTGTCCCGCCGCCCGCGCGCCGCGCCCGGCGCGCCCTCGCGGCCCGACGGCATCCGCCCCGACACCGTGCTGTGGTGCGGCACGGTGGTCCTGGCCGGGGCGATGGCGCTGGCGGCGACCCGCGGGCCGCTGCCGGTCGTGGTGGCCGCGCTCGTCGCCGGGCTCGGCGGCGGACCCCAGCTCACCGCGTTGTTCGCGATCCGCCACCGGGAGGCTCCGGCGCGGGTGCGCGGGCAGGTGTTCACCACCGGCGCGAGCCTGAAGACCACCGGGTTCGCGATCGGAGCGGGGGTCGCGGGGCCGATCGCGACCTGGTCGCTGTCCGGAGCGCTGCTGGTGGCCGCCGGGGTCGAGCTCCTCGCCGCGCTCGTCTACGCCGCGCTCACCCGCGTCGCCGTCGGCCCGGCCGCGCCCGCCCCAGGGCGGCGGTAA
- a CDS encoding flavin reductase family protein: MTDYSVEDGVLGGSTTVTAVPAAQFRSLMSTFPTGVAIVTAADLDGRTWGMTCSSVCSVAVEPPTLLVCLREGSPTLAAMLRRSTFAVNLLHARARATADLFASGAPHRFDLVRWSCDPQAAGPHLADDAHAIADCRISGTVRVGDHTVVFGEAYRITHPVAADRSPLLYGLRTYSSWPVR; encoded by the coding sequence ATGACGGATTACAGCGTGGAGGACGGCGTCCTGGGGGGCTCCACCACGGTGACGGCGGTCCCTGCCGCACAGTTCCGGTCCCTGATGTCGACCTTCCCCACCGGGGTGGCCATCGTGACCGCCGCCGACCTCGACGGCCGGACCTGGGGGATGACCTGCTCGTCGGTGTGCAGCGTCGCGGTGGAACCGCCGACCCTGCTGGTATGCCTGCGCGAGGGCAGCCCCACCCTGGCGGCCATGCTGCGCCGCTCGACCTTCGCGGTGAACCTGCTGCACGCCCGGGCCAGGGCGACCGCGGACCTGTTCGCCTCCGGCGCCCCCCACCGGTTCGACCTGGTGCGCTGGTCCTGCGATCCGCAGGCCGCCGGCCCGCACCTGGCCGACGACGCGCACGCGATCGCCGACTGCCGGATCAGCGGGACGGTCCGCGTCGGCGACCACACCGTGGTCTTCGGCGAGGCCTACCGGATCACGCACCCGGTGGCGGCCGACCGGTCGCCACTGCTGTACGGACTGCGCACGTACTCGTCCTGGCCGGTCCGCTGA
- a CDS encoding tryptophan 2,3-dioxygenase family protein — translation MKAELASLQFPRRCDEVARLQERSGRQALTDSDHDLLAKLYEEAYAEQTAESEVMRLLTRSFSREPIPQYYRYANLHVHAWYLDLHQTEPVAGAVLALEATLADLDAVERRAAAQLTEADNTEERLLRLEALREQVGRLLVETGGDTTAAEIIDRARDDALARWQASVLTRCSGFLASGDHHENMFLRAVQACELAFYLIRYFTVRARTSIGRGDDQAYALMAQLAQCAELPNHIFHVLKTLTPDLFLRFRDATGEASAVQSLNYHMMELVLYGYDARKVEAYSKFDHLHQLTMPPLRSVRPLGDAVREAGDPRLTEALAEVERTLLTWRGRHYGFGRRYLPGMAGSGGTEGAGYLRRFVHKDNLVPEPITTAPGLDLLGFAFR, via the coding sequence ATGAAAGCCGAACTGGCGTCCTTACAGTTTCCGAGACGGTGCGACGAGGTCGCCCGGCTCCAAGAGCGGTCGGGCCGACAGGCGCTGACCGACAGCGACCACGACCTGCTGGCCAAGCTCTACGAGGAGGCGTACGCCGAGCAGACCGCCGAGAGCGAGGTGATGCGGCTGCTGACCCGCTCGTTCAGCCGCGAACCCATCCCGCAGTACTACCGCTACGCCAACCTGCACGTCCACGCGTGGTACCTGGACCTGCACCAGACCGAGCCGGTGGCCGGCGCGGTGCTGGCCCTGGAGGCGACGCTGGCCGACCTGGACGCGGTCGAGCGCCGCGCCGCCGCGCAACTCACCGAGGCCGACAACACCGAGGAGCGGCTGCTGCGGCTGGAGGCGCTGCGCGAGCAGGTCGGGCGACTGCTGGTGGAGACCGGCGGCGACACGACCGCGGCCGAGATCATCGACCGGGCCCGCGACGACGCGCTGGCCCGCTGGCAGGCATCGGTGCTGACCCGCTGCTCCGGCTTCCTGGCCTCGGGCGACCACCACGAGAACATGTTCCTGCGGGCCGTGCAGGCATGCGAGTTGGCCTTCTACCTGATCCGCTACTTCACCGTGCGGGCCCGGACGTCCATCGGCCGCGGGGACGACCAGGCGTACGCGCTGATGGCGCAGCTGGCCCAGTGCGCGGAACTGCCCAACCACATCTTCCACGTGCTCAAGACGCTCACCCCGGATCTCTTCCTGAGGTTCCGCGACGCCACCGGTGAGGCCAGTGCCGTCCAGTCGCTGAACTACCACATGATGGAACTGGTGCTCTACGGCTACGACGCGCGCAAGGTGGAGGCGTACTCGAAGTTCGACCACCTGCACCAGTTGACGATGCCGCCGCTGCGGTCCGTGCGTCCGCTGGGCGACGCGGTGCGCGAGGCGGGGGACCCGAGGCTGACCGAGGCGCTCGCCGAGGTCGAACGGACCCTGCTGACCTGGCGCGGCAGGCACTACGGCTTCGGTCGGCGCTACCTGCCGGGGATGGCGGGGTCCGGCGGCACCGAGGGCGCCGGCTACCTGCGGCGGTTCGTCCACAAGGACAACCTGGTCCCGGAGCCCATCACCACCGCACCCGGACTCGACCTGCTCGGGTTCGCGTTCCGCTGA
- a CDS encoding helix-turn-helix transcriptional regulator: MIDSLGPVTEGAFALKQFGRQGSAGFHGWRKNVREQLGTRVAEVELLADRYDVRQLLPLLRLHPGSSQDAADERTRQRVRATLLKFCQVAVLPHWQQTRDHTAAVRDACGRIGIANGMHALLDNLHPRVNWKAPVLEVAGDLDRDVYLNGRGLVLCPSLFLADRACMVLEDVQGIGVPILVFSVPVDSATETEFWGRSQGGEQALSALVGHTRAAALQMLSENCTTGELSQRLNISLAGASKHATVLRKAGLVTTARRRNTALHSLTPLGVALLRQQHSTRAS; this comes from the coding sequence ATGATCGACAGTTTAGGACCTGTCACGGAAGGCGCATTCGCGCTGAAGCAGTTCGGCAGGCAGGGCAGCGCCGGCTTCCACGGCTGGCGCAAGAACGTCCGGGAGCAGCTCGGGACCCGGGTCGCCGAGGTCGAGTTGCTCGCCGACCGGTACGACGTAAGGCAGTTGCTTCCGCTGCTCAGGTTGCATCCGGGCAGCAGTCAGGACGCGGCCGACGAGCGGACCCGGCAGCGGGTACGGGCCACGTTGCTCAAATTCTGTCAGGTGGCCGTACTGCCGCACTGGCAGCAGACACGAGATCACACGGCCGCGGTACGGGACGCGTGCGGCCGGATCGGCATCGCCAACGGAATGCACGCCCTGCTGGACAACCTCCACCCGCGGGTGAACTGGAAGGCGCCGGTCCTGGAGGTGGCCGGTGACCTGGACCGCGATGTGTACCTCAACGGGCGCGGGCTGGTGCTGTGCCCGTCGCTGTTCCTGGCCGACCGGGCGTGCATGGTCCTGGAGGACGTCCAGGGGATCGGGGTGCCCATCCTGGTCTTCTCGGTGCCGGTGGACTCGGCGACCGAGACCGAGTTCTGGGGGCGCAGCCAGGGCGGTGAGCAGGCGTTGAGTGCCCTGGTCGGGCACACCCGCGCGGCCGCGCTGCAGATGCTCTCGGAGAACTGCACCACCGGTGAGCTCTCGCAGCGGCTGAACATCTCGCTGGCGGGTGCCAGCAAGCACGCCACGGTGCTGCGCAAGGCGGGGCTGGTCACCACGGCCCGCAGGCGCAACACGGCGCTGCACTCGCTGACGCCGCTCGGCGTGGCGCTGCTGCGGCAGCAGCATTCGACCAGGGCGTCGTAG
- a CDS encoding tryptophan halogenase family protein yields the protein MVSSVVIVGGGTAGWMTASYLTAAFGDRVAVTLVESKNVPALGVGEATFSTIRHFFNYLGLDEREWMPECHGTYKTAVRFEGWREPGHVFYHPFERNRVVDGFPLTDWWVQKKPTGQFDRDSFLIASMCDAQSSPRYLDGSLFDSTFERGDDQRTTLTEQNTQFPYAYHFDAALLAKFLTRYGVARGVRHVLDDVVDVALDDQGAIDHVRTREHGDVSGDLYIDCTGFRSLLVNKALQEPFISFQNHLPNDSAVALRVPVDMAVHGIRPATTATATDAGWIWTIPLFERLGTGYVYASEYSTPDEAERKLREFVGPAADNATANHIKMRIGRSERAWVKNCVAIGLSNGFVEPLESTGIFIIQNGIEQLVKNFPVGQEATDEGLRRTYNLQAAHVMDGLREFMVLHWYASRRTDNQYWRDTKTREIPDGLAERLEQWKVKLPDQNSLYPHYHGFESYSYRAIILGMGGLPVQPLPVLGLLDGTAADREFRLVADQAAALVEKLPSQYEYFAHLHGLPPAQRKAGTTR from the coding sequence ATGGTCAGCAGCGTGGTGATCGTCGGTGGCGGTACAGCAGGCTGGATGACGGCGTCCTATCTGACGGCGGCATTCGGCGACCGGGTGGCGGTGACCTTGGTCGAGTCGAAGAACGTGCCCGCGCTCGGGGTGGGGGAGGCCACCTTCAGCACCATCCGGCACTTCTTCAACTATCTTGGCCTGGACGAGCGCGAGTGGATGCCGGAGTGCCACGGAACGTACAAGACGGCCGTCAGGTTCGAGGGCTGGCGCGAGCCGGGGCACGTCTTCTACCACCCGTTCGAACGCAACCGGGTGGTCGACGGCTTCCCGCTGACCGACTGGTGGGTGCAGAAGAAGCCGACCGGGCAGTTCGACCGGGACTCCTTCCTGATCGCCTCGATGTGCGACGCGCAGAGCTCGCCGCGCTACCTGGACGGCTCGCTCTTCGACAGCACCTTCGAGCGGGGTGACGACCAGCGCACCACACTGACCGAACAGAACACCCAGTTCCCCTACGCGTACCACTTCGACGCGGCGCTGCTGGCGAAGTTCCTCACCCGCTACGGCGTGGCGCGCGGGGTCCGGCACGTCCTGGACGACGTGGTGGACGTCGCCCTGGACGACCAGGGCGCGATCGACCACGTCCGCACCCGCGAACACGGCGACGTCTCCGGCGACCTCTACATCGACTGCACGGGCTTCCGCAGCCTGCTGGTGAACAAGGCGCTCCAGGAGCCGTTCATCTCGTTCCAGAACCACCTGCCCAACGACAGCGCGGTGGCCCTGCGGGTGCCGGTGGACATGGCCGTGCACGGCATCCGCCCGGCCACCACCGCGACCGCCACGGACGCGGGCTGGATCTGGACGATCCCGCTGTTCGAGCGGCTCGGCACCGGCTACGTGTACGCCAGCGAGTACTCCACCCCCGACGAGGCCGAGCGCAAGCTGCGCGAGTTCGTCGGTCCCGCGGCGGACAACGCCACCGCCAACCACATCAAGATGCGCATCGGCCGCAGCGAGCGCGCCTGGGTGAAGAACTGCGTGGCGATCGGCCTGTCCAACGGGTTCGTCGAACCGCTGGAGTCCACCGGCATCTTCATCATCCAAAACGGCATCGAGCAGCTGGTCAAGAACTTCCCCGTGGGCCAGGAGGCCACCGACGAGGGACTGCGCAGGACCTACAACCTGCAGGCCGCGCACGTCATGGACGGCCTGCGGGAGTTCATGGTGCTGCACTGGTACGCCTCGCGCCGCACCGACAACCAGTACTGGCGCGACACCAAGACCCGGGAGATCCCCGACGGCCTGGCCGAGCGCCTGGAGCAGTGGAAGGTCAAGCTGCCCGACCAGAACTCCCTCTACCCGCACTACCACGGCTTCGAGTCGTACTCCTACCGGGCGATCATCCTGGGCATGGGCGGCCTGCCGGTGCAGCCGCTGCCGGTACTGGGCCTGCTCGACGGCACCGCGGCCGACCGCGAGTTCCGGCTGGTGGCCGACCAGGCGGCCGCCCTGGTCGAGAAGCTCCCCAGCCAGTACGAGTACTTCGCCCACCTGCACGGCCTGCCGCCGGCGCAGCGGAAGGCCGGCACCACGCGGTGA